The Synergistaceae bacterium genomic sequence CCCCGCGTCTCACGGTTTTTGCGTCAGGGTCGTTCGTTCAGCATCCTGGCCGCCTTCAGGACGTGTTTTGCCAGAACGGAGGTGGTCACCGCTCCCACTCCGCCGGGAACGGGGCTGATCATGGAGACCATCGGAGCGACGGCATCGTAATCCACGTCTCCGCAGAGTTTGCCGTTTTCGTCCAGGTTGATGCCCACGTCGATGACCACGCTTCCGGGACTGACGAAGGCGGAGGAGAGCATACGGGCCTTTCCCGCGGCGGCAACGATGATATCCGCGTTTTTACAGATCGCTTCCATGTTCACCGTTTTTGTGTGGCAGAGAGTGGGGGTCGCGTTGCGCTTCAGCAGAAGCATCGCCAGGGGTCTTCCCACCACCATGCTGCGTCCCACCACGGCCACGTTTTTACCGGCGATTTCCACGCCGCAGCAGTCCAGCATCTCGATTACCGCCGACGGGGTGCAGGGGGCGAAACCGTCCGCCTCTCCGGAAAAAACTTTTGCGGCGCTGAGGGGGCTCATTCCGTCCACGTCCTTCAGGGGATTGATTCTTTTTTTGACGGCTTCCTCGTCCAGGTGTCCGGGCAGGGGACGAAACAGCAGAATACCGTGAATTTCCGGGGAAGCGTCGATTTTCGCGAATGCGTCGACAAAGGTTTTTTGGTCGATGTCCTCCGGAAACTCGAAGACCTGCGTCCCAATGCCCAACCCCTCGAAGCGTTTGAGCGCGCCCCGCT encodes the following:
- a CDS encoding bifunctional 5,10-methylene-tetrahydrofolate dehydrogenase/5,10-methylene-tetrahydrofolate cyclohydrolase codes for the protein MTTVMKGAEVAARMKESLEKELDRLKRQGLHPKLGIVRVGARPDDLAYERGALKRFEGLGIGTQVFEFPEDIDQKTFVDAFAKIDASPEIHGILLFRPLPGHLDEEAVKKRINPLKDVDGMSPLSAAKVFSGEADGFAPCTPSAVIEMLDCCGVEIAGKNVAVVGRSMVVGRPLAMLLLKRNATPTLCHTKTVNMEAICKNADIIVAAAGKARMLSSAFVSPGSVVIDVGINLDENGKLCGDVDYDAVAPMVSMISPVPGGVGAVTTSVLAKHVLKAARMLNERP